Part of the Odocoileus virginianus isolate 20LAN1187 ecotype Illinois chromosome 27, Ovbor_1.2, whole genome shotgun sequence genome is shown below.
ACATGATGACTGtcaaacataaaaatttaaacatggtAAAGTTTTTacatagtaaatttttaaaaatgtacacaatGAAATTTACATCTATCACCTGAAACCACTGATATTCTTACCTAGAATTCAGGTACAGATAGAGAGAGTAGTTTTGGTACCCACCAGGGTTCTTGGATTtccccaatcaatagaaattgactagaagCCAGACAAGAATTCAGGCCAAGACTTTATTGGGGCTCCTTCACTGGTTGCATGAAGGAGAAAACAAGTAACAGATTTGATTGCTTGCTCCAGAGGAAGGGCGAGCTCCTTCCTTACATGAGGTGAGGCTGGGGATGGGAAGAGGGATGGGGCCAAAGGGGTGGCTTAGATGGTTTGCCAAATGTTTTGTATTGTTGAATGCAGGGGGGCATTctcagtaccctgcttttgctcccagcaaCCAGTTTTTGCTCTTAGTTCTTCAGAAATGACAGTTGGGTCTTTTGTCTTTTGTATCTTTTGGTCCAGAATTTGCCTATGcccacagttatttttagtcttatatagtttctttgtattttgtaggaggaggagaggtgtgtccaggtgcaagcttTGCAGCACTATAGCAAAAGGTCCCAGGTACTAGGCCTGTCTCAGTTTCTTGACTATGTCCATACAAACAGATGTGAGTggtttattttatgctttttacaTAAATGGGAACATACTAAGCATACcattttgtactttattttttctgtttaacaAATATCATGGAATTCTTTAACACCATTGGAAATAATCATTGGATATTATGGCTAACCACATGGTGctatggtgaagaatccacctgtcagtgcaggagacacgacaGACgccagttcaacccctgggttggaaagatcccctggagtaggaaatggcaatctgatCTAGTatcctggcttggaaaatttcatgggcagaggaagcaggtgggctataggccatggggtcacaaagggtcaggcatgaccgagcaactgagcacccacatTAAGCTTGCATATGTTTTCACAAGTAAAGGGAAAGGTATGTAAAGACAGACACCAACATTTACACAATGGTTTCATCAGTTGTGTTCTGTGTTtggggggaagaaagagagaatcttcatttttttagagGTTACTATTTTACTTGAATTGTTCCAGTTAGGGTGTATTATAGTTATGATTTAAgctatagaattaaaaaaaaatgtaggtggCATTTACTGCTGGCTATAGACAGTGGACCTTACAGGAGTTCAGAGAAAGGGGCTTTTCCCTGTTGGGGCATTCCCCTGTTGGGAATGAAGTAAAGGTTTGACTCAGATAGATGACagtgaagtgactgaacacactgCTGGGGATGAGAAGTCAGTAGATCAGCCTGGTATCTGTGGAGAATTCACAGAAGGGAATAGTGGAAGATGAGCTGTCAGGCAGGCATTTGGGCACAGAGGACACCAAAAGGCCATATAGTCATGTAGATGGTACTTTGTAATAATATGCCAGCTTCCCTCCCCTTGAATCAGGCCCAGCATTGGCAAGGCCTTGATAATCCACATAAAATACTCCTCAAGGGCTGTCTCAATTGAAATACTTTTCTGGGATGGTGAAAGCTCTGAAAGCTGGGTGTGGGGTGGAAGGGGGTTGAGAGCTTAGTGGAGAGCATTAGGCCCCATGGAGATGGAAAGGTGGGTTTCCATATGACCCTTGGTTTCTGCTCTACTTTTGGTCAAGCCAACAGTTCAGGAAACTCCTCTGGAGGAAGACAAGTATCTCATGAGggtgatatttctttttcatttaaggtTGCTCTCCAGTCAATCTGTAATTGGTTCTCAGGGGCCCTTCCCCTCTAGGCAATTGTCAGCCCTCTTTTGTGataaagggaagaacctacaacgaAAAGTCAAAGGAATCAGGGAGCTAGAAAAGGAGATGGAGAGTGGAAGAGAGACTAGCTCTGGGGAGTGGAGGGTGACAGGTGTGACATTTCTAATCAATGCCCAACATTATTTCAGATTGAGCTCAAGAAGGGAGGAGTTGAAGTTGGGAAACTTCAATAATCTGAACTTTTTGGAAGATCTTAGCACATATTCTgcttttcacaatttttttcttttggaagtgCTTGCAGGTGAGTTTCCTATTTTTGTATAATTGTTCACAGCTTagttcacagatttttttttaaaaaggtaaagaatTGGTATTTATGGAGTTTTTCCCTCTGATCCGTAATACATTTCATTTAACCCAGAGAGTCAAAAAGTCTGTTTTTCCAAGTCATTTGAAGAAATCCCACAGTCTTCCTCTGGAATCCTAGTGTTGCAACGTCTTCCACTAAAACTTTTCCATTTGTCTATAATCCTCACATCCTtctatcttctcttttccttctttctccccacTTCCCCAACCCCTTGAAAAATAGAGTGGGAATGTGGTGATCTGAAAAGCCAGGATTATGCTATGACTTGAAAATAGTTTTCATgtgagtgaattttaaaaaaaattatttcattaatagtTTTTGGCTGCATAGCaggcaagatcttagttccccgaccagggatcaaacccatgtccctgtggtggaagtgcacagtcttaaccactggacctctatgGAAGTACCtgagtaaatttttaaaacattcccaAGAACAGTCTCGTTGTAGAGATGACAACTATATTTTCACAAACTCTGCTAGCTGATTCTctgataacacacacacacacacacacacacacacacacacacacacacagaggaacagCTGCATTTCCCCTAtacttttcccctctttttttcttatacttttcaaTCATTTGAtgtattctcatttttaatgaacacacacatacagcccTTTGGATAGCATATGAGGTCTTCCTTGCAGGAACTCAGCTGCATTTTCAGCTCTTCATTCAGTTACATACCTTTGCTTTCCATTATATCTCTCCTGCCTAGAATGCTATACTCACTCTCCTATCCTTTGCCTGGCCGACTCTTGTTCTTCAAGACTTTACCTACAATTACTTCCTCAGGGAACCTCTCTGACCTTGATTCTCATACTCCCTCATCTCCTAGTGTTGGTTGAGTTTCTCTCTATTGGCACCTTTCTTTCTACATGGCACCTATACATTCCTCAACCTTATTATTTGTCATGTTTGTAGTATAAAATCTTATATGAAATTAGTATGTAAAGAAGATTATTTTGGTAAGGGAGAGGGGAATCTAGAGACTATGAGGCCAAAATTGTGCTAAGAAAGTCTTAAAGAGGTTGTGACACTAATGGTGGGATAGGGAAGAGGGAATATATAAGAATTTCCCAAGCAATGATTGATAAGTTGCCAGAGGAATGAAGAAACAGTGTTAAGATAAagatgactcagttcagttcagtcgctcagttgtgttagactctttgcgaccccatgaaccgcagcacgccaggcctccctgtccatctccaactcccggagttcacccaaactcatgcccattgagtcggtgatgccatccagccatctcatcctctgttgtcccctcctcctcctgcccccaatccctcccagcatcaggctctttttcaatgagtcaactctttgcatgaggtggccaaagtactggagtttcagcttcagcatcagtccttccaatgaacacccaggactgatctcctttagtatggactggttggatctccttgcagtccaagggactctcaagagtcttctccaacaccacagttcaaaagcatcaatttttcagcgctcagctttcttcacagtcccactctcacatccatgcatgaccgctggaaaaaccatagccttgactagacagacctttgttggcaaaataatgtctctgctttttaatatgctgtctaggttggtcataactttccttccaaggagtaagcgtcttttaatgtcatggctgcaatcaccatctgcagtgattttggagccccaaaaaataaagtctgacactgtttccactgtctccccatctatttcccatgaggtgatgggaccagatgccatgatgttagttttctgaatgttaagctttaagatGACTACAATATAGCAAACTTGGGTATCAGGCAGAATTTTCAAAAGACTCACAATGAAGCTGGCTGTGATCAGGGAAAataaaagaggttttttttttttttttttgaccacactgaTTGTAAGCCGAGATAAGACATAAAGCAGGCATTTGAATGGCATTATACTGTTGCTCATGAAGAATACTCTATGACTGGTTATAGTGATTGGGAAGGTAGAATGTattatattacaaaaatattagaTTGAACTAGTAGATTAAGGTCTCTGAAGACTGGATGTTGTGCATTTGGATCAATTTTCTTGAGTCTTGCATATGTGCACAGTTAAAGAATGCAGGGGAGGACAGGAGTTGGAAAGGCAATAAGCAACTAAAAAGGGGACAGAGAGGATGTGTGTTAAAGATTCTTGTTTTGGAGACTCacctttatctttttcattttagctctACTTATCTCGGGCTTGGTGTAGAAGATGCAAAGATGTGCTAGAATCTGTCATTTAATCACTGCAGAAACTTGAATGATCTTCATGGAAATTGTCTCCATAGGAAACCAAACTATTACTGAATTTGTCCTTCTTGGTTTCTGTGTCAGAGCTGAGCTGCATCTCCTTCTCTTTACTGTGTTCACTGTCATCTACGCTTCCATCATCTTAGGGAACATGCTAATCATTGTGGCGGTGGTTAGCTCGCAGAGGCTCCACACacccatgtatttcttcctggctAATCTGTCCTTCCTGGAGACCCTCTATACTTCCTCAGTGGTGCCCAAAATGTTGGAGGGCTTCCTGCAGGAGGCAGCCATCTCTGTGGCTGGTTGCTTGCTCCAGTTCTTTATCTTTGGTTCTTTAGCCACTGCTGAATGCTTCCTACTGGCTGTCATGGCATATGATCGCTACCTGGCCAtctgctacccactccactacCCTCTCCTGATGGGACCCAGATGGTGTTTGGGGCTGGTGGTCATAGCGTGGCTCTCTGGCTTCATGGTAGATGGATTGGTTGTAGCCCTCATGGCCCAACTGAGATTCTGTGGCCCCAATCACATTGACCATTTTTACTGTGACTTCATGCCTTTGATGAGCCTGGCCTGCTCAGATCCCAGTGTAGCCCAGATGACAACATTCATTCTCTCTGTGGTCTGTCTCACTGTTCCCTTTGGACTGATTCTGACATCTTATGGCCGGATTGTGGTGGCTGTGCTGCGAGTTCCTGCTGGGGCCAGCAGAAGAAAGGCTTTCTCCACGTGCTCCTCCCACCTAGCTGTAGTGTCCACATTCTATGGCTCTCTCATGGTCTTGTACATTGCACCGTCTGCTGTCCACTCCCAGCTCCTCACCAAGGTCTTTGCCCTGCTCTACACTGTGGTCACTCCTCTGTTCAATCCTGTGATTTATACCCTGAGGAATAAGGAAGTTCAGCAGGCACTATGGAGGTTTCTGTATGTTAAGCAAACTGAAACAAATGATTGAAGGAGGATGGTGGTAAAGATGTTATTTGAACTTTGTGATGTCTTCCAGGATTGGTTGGGTAGGAATAACTTGCATTTTGACATTTTTCTCTGTGATAAGTTTAATAGTTATCATACTTACACTAAAAATGGGTATTGTAGAACAATAACTTTAAAGtgcttatttaaaacattttactttaatattttattatttctttattaaataggCTGTCAGTATTTCCTGTAGTAAACAACTATTAAAAAATAGCAACACAAAACAAATCTAGAGATCTTGGCTACctgtattatacatataaaataagttGAATCATGGAAGTTTGTAATCTAGTTTTCGTTGATGACTATGTCTTgaatctcttttcattttgacCAATATGTCATTATTTATTCTTGTGAGATTTTTAGCATAGCTAAACATGATTTAAGTAATCCTCTATTGTGAAAGCTCTTAGTTCACCATACAGATATAGTTCACATTTAGATTTTCCTACAGTAAATTCTTAGGAGTTGAATTGCCAAGTTTAAggaaaagcatattaaaataaatttaaagctgAATCCATTTTAATTGTTTAGCtattttattgtagaaaatttcaaatatacacaaaagTAGATAGAACATTATAATGAACCCCATACAGCCATCATCTAGCATCAACATCAACATTTGGCAATCCTATTTTTACTGCCTaaagcttcttcttctttttttttttccggaaAATTTTAGAGCAAATTTCAGATGTATAAGTAATGTGTGTGTTGTATAAATTGTATTCTGTGTGCAAGTACATTTGATCCTTGAACAATATGGGTTTGAACGGCACAGGTCCACTTAAAGGCAGACATTTGCAGTAGTAAAAACTACAGCAGGACAGGATTTGTGGTTGGTTGAATTCGTGGATAGGGAACTTCATATGTACAGAGGAACCATGTGTATGGACGACCAACTCAAAGTTATGGGTAGATTTTCACTTTCGCAATGGTTCATTGCCCCAACCTTGGTGTTGTTCAAGGGTCTACTGTATTTGGTATGCTCACTGACTGATAAaggcatttaaggaaaaaaaaagtgccaaaCCTGATgctacaatatttaaaaatactacttCAGTGGAATCTAATACACAGACCGGGTTAAAATTTCTCTAATTATCATTAagtaaattcttaaaattaagaTGTAAACAAAATTCACACAATGTATCTTGTATTTCTTAGTCCCTTATTTCATAGCAgtccttcttccctcttttttttttttcatgcctttGACTTATTGGAGAAATCTCTTTATCTGTAGAACAGTTTATATTCTACATTAGACTTTCTGCTGATTTATGGTTTTGTCTGGTGTCTACCGCTACATCTtgtgttttatataaaattgttttgTGTTGGTCTCAGCCTTTTGATGGTGTCGTGATGCCATCCACTAAGAATGCCTTGGGCACTCATCTGGGCTGACCTCAGAGACATTTCTCTGACCAAGGCCAATGATGTGACTGGGCTGACCCTTGTGGTTCTTATTATGATTGCAAGATGCACCTCAGCAACAATCATGATAGAACTTTGAAAACACAAGGTTTGTTTTTCCAAAGttctgtagactaccaggctcactgtagactgccaggctcctctgtccatggaattctccaagctagaatactggagtaggtaactgttcccttctccaggggatattcccaacccaggggtgaaaaccaggtctcctgcattgtaggcagattctttactatctgagccaccaggaaagccctgaaaaAATAAGGTTTGTTACTCATAGGTCTTGGCGGTTACATGGCACACCTGGGGCCACACAAAGAGAatttagggagagagagagagagagacggaggCTCTGCTATTATTAGGGTCAAAGGTGGGGGGTGCCTAGGGTTTCATAGATTTATTCTTTATAGGTGAATATAAAACACAAGAGCAGGAATTAAAGCATGGGCAGGAAAAGCAGAGTCACTCAAGTGGTCAGTTAAGGGAGGTAACCCAGGGTTTTCTAAAAGAGGAATTTTATGGGTGTGGTGGCCCAGCTCTTTATCTAGATGTGTAGTCGACTATATGTTTATTTGAGATAAATGTGTTTGAAATAAATACCTGGCAATCAGAAGCTAAATGTCAAATACTTACATTACAATAAAAAGGGTAATTATCAGGCACTTAAACTACAAAACTAATATTAAGATAGAAGCTTGATTGGATCTGAGTTAGCTTTTTAGCAGAATATCACAGAGCTCCTGTGATTTCTACTGTACCATATCATGAGGTGCATAACGATTGGTTGTCTCATTTTTAGTGATGCTATTTATATTATTGACCAGAGGGTTTAGGTGGCATCTGTCTGGTCTGTGTATTGTTCAGTTTTCAATCAGATTTTCACCTAATATCTTTACTCTCATTGATAAAAGTTGCTAATTAATGACCAAgtgatttaattatttaaacatattgtattttcttttagcgTTTTGAATGCATTTGTAACTTGTAAAACCTTAGTCTGTGGATTCTTATATCTGGGACAAATCAAGTTTAgtttttattcactttcttttctcttgaataTTGATCAGATTTTACCAACTATTTGTATgactaataatttttcttttactgaataTAGGTCGTTGAGGAAACTCTGGATTCTCTTATCTTCTTCAGAAGaagattggtttttgttttagcagaCATTTCAAGTCATGGAAGGTCATCTTGACCTTGATGATCATCTTAAATCAAATAGGCTTGGTTTTATGCTCTGGGAGTATGGATTTGTGGAAAACCCAAGGTGTCACTCTCTTGTGTGATATGACTCAGCCTCCAACTTCTCTCCTCCTGGGGGGCATGGTCAGGGTTTTGGATTTAGCCTATGTTTGGTCAGGTCTAGTGTAGGCCTTACCCAAGGATGTGGTTTTTACTCTTAAGACTTGGACTTTAAGAGTGTTAGTTTGATAACAAGAGTATTAATAAGGTGTGCAGAACAGCCCACTTTCTTGGTACTTCTCTTTTCCAAGCCCTGCTCCACTTCTAGTGTATTTTATTTCAATCCTATAGCAGCTTCTTTCTGATAAGTCTCAAATGGTCTTTCCATTCATATCTTGAAGTCAGCCACAGCCACACATCTGTTTCCCCCAAACTATTTTTGGATATCTTCTGCAAAGATCCCTCTTCTCTTGTGCCTTATCCTACACCTTTCAGTTGCTTGAGGCACCCCGTGCTTCAAACCCTGATTTTTGCTTTCTCAGTGAGTGGGATTGCCCATGTATTGATTCACaccttgggaattccctgggtgAAATTTATAACTGATCCCTAAATATGGAAGGCAAGGAGAGACCTAGAATCTAGTTGTCCTGGTTTCTatatcagttttatttccagttgtcTATGTAATGCTCTGGGAGAATCTTGATGTTAACTGATGTACTTTGTAAATGTGGTGGTGAAGtgggaagagatttttttccaaatgcttttttATGGAGATTATCTTTAACCCCAAGAACTCTTCATATGCAGAATCCTTTTCAGGGATCTCTTCACATCCTTATTTCTTAGACTATAAATGAAGGGATTGAGAGTGGGGGTTACCAGGGCATACATGATAGCAGGACCCAGCTCTCCAGAGGCACGAGAAGCTGACGGGGACTTCAGGTAGGTGGCAAAGACCAAGCTGTAGAAGAGGATGACCATGGAGAGATGGGAGCTGCATGTGGCCAGGGCTTTCTTTTTGCCCTGTGCTGATGGGATCTGAGCTACAGTAAGGAAAATATGGGCATAGGAGCTTATGATGCAGAGGAGAGGGCTGATTCCTAAGAGTCCTGTCAGAACCATCATCAGGTCCTCATTGAGGTGGGTATCAGAGCAGGAAAACCTTAAGAGTGGTTTGAAATCACAAAAAAAGTGAGGCATCTCTAGATTAGTATAGAATGATAGTCGGGTTAGCATCAAGGTTTGGATCAAAGAGTCAGAGTGGGCCACTCCCCATGACCCACCCACCAGCAGCCCACATCTGCAAGGAGTCATCAGGAGTGGGTAGTGCAGAGGATGGCAGATGGCAGCATAGCGGTCAATAGCCATGGCAGTCAAAAGCAGGTTGTCCATATTAGCAAAAACTGCAAAGAAATATAACTGGGCCAGacactcagagaaggaaatggatccATTACTGGTCCACAAAGTCTCCAGCATTTTGGGGGCTGTGGTGGTAGTGGAGCAGAGGTCGACCAGGGAGAGCtggctgaggaagaagtacatgggggtgtggaggtggaggTCAGCTCCGATAGCCAGCAGCAGTAGCATGTTTCCTGAGAGACCCAGCAAGTAGAGGGCCAGGAGGAGCCCAAAGAGGAGCTGCGGTTTGTCTGGGTCACTGGAGAGCCCCGAGAGGACAAAGTCAGGGTTCTTGCTGCAGTTCATTTCAGGACTTGATGGGCTACAAGAAAAGAATCAGCATGAAGAGGATTCACTCAGTTAGCTACAGATGGATAAAACCTTGGATCCTTTCTCTTGGCAATGGGTTTTACTTATACCACCAAtgggaagaatggataaacaaaacagcAATGAGGAAGACAAGAGCTGTACCTCACAAAAGATGGTCAAGTTAAGGAGATATCAAGGCAAGAGAATGAGAGAAACAATAGAGATTTCCTGGAGGTATGAAAGTGTAAAGAGTTTTCTTAATGATACTTTGTATAATTGGTGGTTTAACTACTTGCTTGTTAATCTGTTTTCTTCACAAGAC
Proteins encoded:
- the LOC110133324 gene encoding olfactory receptor 11A1, with the translated sequence MEIVSIGNQTITEFVLLGFCVRAELHLLLFTVFTVIYASIILGNMLIIVAVVSSQRLHTPMYFFLANLSFLETLYTSSVVPKMLEGFLQEAAISVAGCLLQFFIFGSLATAECFLLAVMAYDRYLAICYPLHYPLLMGPRWCLGLVVIAWLSGFMVDGLVVALMAQLRFCGPNHIDHFYCDFMPLMSLACSDPSVAQMTTFILSVVCLTVPFGLILTSYGRIVVAVLRVPAGASRRKAFSTCSSHLAVVSTFYGSLMVLYIAPSAVHSQLLTKVFALLYTVVTPLFNPVIYTLRNKEVQQALWRFLYVKQTETND
- the LOC110133218 gene encoding olfactory receptor 1M1-like; its protein translation is MNCSKNPDFVLSGLSSDPDKPQLLFGLLLALYLLGLSGNMLLLLAIGADLHLHTPMYFFLSQLSLVDLCSTTTTAPKMLETLWTSNGSISFSECLAQLYFFAVFANMDNLLLTAMAIDRYAAICHPLHYPLLMTPCRCGLLVGGSWGVAHSDSLIQTLMLTRLSFYTNLEMPHFFCDFKPLLRFSCSDTHLNEDLMMVLTGLLGISPLLCIISSYAHIFLTVAQIPSAQGKKKALATCSSHLSMVILFYSLVFATYLKSPSASRASGELGPAIMYALVTPTLNPFIYSLRNKDVKRSLKRILHMKSSWG